CAGGATTCTTCTTCTCAGACAATGCCTGTGGAAGACAAGTCAGACCCCCCAGAGGGGTCTGAGGAAGCCGCAGAGCCCCGGATGGACACACCAGAaggtgagggagggaggctgcTGGCCCTTCAGAGGGACATGAATCGGGGGGGGCCAGTGGGCGGGTCAGCAGGTGATAGAGGCAGCTGTGGGAGGCAAGGGTTCTTGGTGGGTAGGCGGGGAGCCCAGGCcccatctcatggaggtcagagATGCTTGCTCTTCCCAACATGAGTTCCCTCGCTCATGCTTCCATTCCAGACCAAGATTTACCGCCCTGCCCAGAGGACATCGCCAAGGAAAAACGCATTCCAGCACCTGAGCCTGAGCCTTGTGAGGTGTCCGAGCTGCCAGCAAAGAGATTGAGGAGGTAACTGATGCTGAAAACCTGACCTGGGCCCGGGTGCCCTCTGCTCTCATTCCTGCAAAGGCAGGGGTGGCAATGGCAGAGGGGATGCACCCTTCACTGGAGCTGGAGCAAGGAAAGGGCCTTGGCCTCGGCCTCTGACTTGGAGGAAGGCCTTACTTATTTCCGCACCTGACCTGGGGAAGCTCCCAGCCAGACTCTGGTGTCTTCCTTGGGACTGAGCCACCTGGAGGCCAAACTGGATGGCTGGGTGGGAGGGGTGAAGACGTTCATCTGGGACCATAGTGGGCAGGCCGTTTACAGAGCCAGTTGGATACATGTCAGCAAGTTGTGGGAGGTGAGAATGATCCTCCCCGGTTTATTTAGGTGAATTTGAGGCCTAGACAGCCAAAGGAGTTTGCCCAAATCCCCAGCctgtaagtggtagagccagcATTAGAAACTGAGTCTTGGGCtgcatgcggtggctcacacctgtaatcccagcactttgggaggctgaggtgggcggatcacctgaggtcgagagtttgagaccagcctgaccaacatggagaaaccccgtctctactaaaagtacaaaattagctgggcatggtggtgcatgtctgtaatcccagctactcgggaggctgaggcaggagaatcgcttgaacctgggaggcagaggttgcagtgagccaagatcgtgccattgcactccagcctgggcaacaagagcaaaactgcatctcaaaaaaacaacaaaaaaccaaaaacaaaaagaaacagtcttgggctgggtgcggtggctcacacctgtaatcccaggtttcaccacattggctaggctggtcttgaactgctgacctcaaataatctgcctgcctcagcctcccgaagtgctgggtttacagatgcGAGCTACCATGCTCGGCCTAGTTTTGGCCTTCCTTGGGAGCCCCTGGGGCCTCTTTGAAGATACGACTGGGATTTTCTTTTGATCCTTCCTAGCTCAGAAGAGCCCACAGAGAAGGAACCTCCAGGGCAGCTACAGGCGAAGGCCCAGCCACAGGCCCGGATGACAGTACCGAAACAGACACAGACACCAGACCTGCTGCCTGAGCCCCTGGAAGCCCAAGTGCTGCCACGATTCCAGCCACGGGTCCTACAGGTCCAGGCCCAGGTGCAGTCACAGACTCAGCCGAGGATACCACCGACAGACACCCAGGTGCAGCCAAAGCTGCAGAAGCAGGCACAAACACAGACCTCGCCAGAGCACTTAGTGCTGCAACAGAAGCAGGTGCAGCCACAGCTGCAGCAGGAGGCAGAGCCACAGAAGCAGGTGCAGCCACAGGTACAGCCACAGGCACATTCACAGCCCCCAAGGCAGGTGCAGCTGCAGCAGGAGGCAGAGCCGCTGAAGCGGCTGCAGCCCCAGGCACATTCACAGCCCCCAAGGcaggtgcagctgcagctgcagaagCAGGCCCAGACACAGACATATCCACAGGTCCACACACAAGCACAGCCAAGGGTCCAGCCACAGGAGCAGCCTCCAGCACAGGTGTCAGTACAGCCACCAGAGCAGACCCATGAGCAGCCTCAGACCCAGCCACAGGTGTCGCTGGCTCCAGAGCAAACACCGGTTGTGGTTCATGTCTGCGGGCTGGAGATGCTACCTGATGCAGTAGAAGCCGGTGGAGGTAAGTGAGCACTGGCTCCCAGCTGGTCTGGTGATGGGACAGCTCTGCCCAGACCCTTCATTCCTCCCCTGACTGGGTGCTGCCTGGGGCTGAGGGCTAGGCCTGGAACCCAGGTCCAGGGCCATCCATGCTGGGAGCCTCAAGGTTCTGGTTGCGGACAGAGAAGGCAGCTCTTGGGCCTGGGGACTCTGGGAAACAGAGCACATCTGTCATTTCAGGCATGGAAAAGACCTTGCCAGAGCCTGTGGGCACCCAAGTCAGCATGGAAGAGATTCAGAAGGAGTCGGCCTGTGGCCTAGATGTGGGCGAATGTGAAAACAGAGCGAGAGAGATGCCAGGGGTGGGTAGAGGCCCTGATGTGGCAGTGTGAGGGCCACAGAGCCCAGCAGGGTGGGATGGCCTCTTTCTGCCCCAGGCCACCTCAGGGCCTCCTTGTGTTTCCCCCACCATGAAATGGGATGACAGCCCTCTGCCTAGGATGGGTGGACAGACCAGGCTGGGCTTGGCAGTGGTCTGCATGGGACCCTCTTGCTGTTGTGCTGTCTTCACATCCGTCCCTTCCAGCTTGCCCATCCTCAAGCCAGAGCCCCAGTCTCCTCGCATGGGTAATGTTGCTCTCGTGGAGAGAGCACAGAGTGGAAGCCTCTCTGTGGGGTTTGGGTCCCAGCTCTACATAACTGTGGGCAAACCCTTTCCCTTCTGagtctgtttccccatctgtcatACAAAGGGTGGGACGGGTGGTACTTTAGGCTGACCTGGGTTCGCATCCTGACTGCAgtgctttctagctgtgtaagCTGGGGTGGTCACCTAACAGCTCAGAGCGTCAGTTTCCCTATCATCAGGAAGATCTGATGAGACAATGTTGGTAGATGTTGAATGCTGGGCTGGCTCACTGTAAGTACACAGTTGGTGGAAGCTCAGTGCCTACTCCCCATGCAGGTATGGGGTGCCGGGGGCTCCCTGAAGGTCACCATTCTGCAGAGCAGTGACAGCCGGGCCTTTAGCACTGTACCCCTGACACCTGTCCCCCGCCCCAGTGACTCCGCCTCCTCCACCCCTGCGGCTACCAGCACTCCCTCTAAGCAGGCCCTCCAGTTCTTCTGCTACATCTGCAaggccagctgctccagccagcaGGTACTGATACAGGAGATacgggtggggaggggtggggcctgCATGGAATGCCCAGCCTGCCCTCCCAAGGCTGCCTCAGGCTGCACTGGGCCCTGCCCCGAGCAGCCATGCATTTGCTTGGGAAACATTTCCTGACCAGCCAAGAAGGCAGGTtttggtggttttgttttttgttttttgttttgagacagagtcttactctgtctcccaggttggagtgcagtggcatgatctcagctcactgcagcctctacctcttgggctcaagcaggttTTTAGAGTCAGTCAGACCTGGTTCATATCGGCTATGAGTAGCTGGGAGGCCTTGGAAAGTGAATTCCACCCCATGCCTGTTTCCTCTTGCATCAGACAAAGGAAAGTTtagggtcgggcacggtggctccctcctgtaatcccagcactttgggaggccgaggtgggcggatcacgaggtcaggagttttgagaccagcctgaacaacatggtgaaaccccatctctactaaaaatatgtggtagcatgcgtctgtaatcccagctactcaggaggctgaggcaggagaattgcttgaacccaggaggcagaggttgcagggagccaagattatgccactgtactccagcctgggtaacagagcgagactctctcaaaacaaaacaaaacaaaaaaaagagaaacgtTTAGAATCCACCTCACTGGGTGGTTCTGGGGATTCAGCAATGTGACATTGGAGTCCTGAGCGCAGGCCTGGCCCAAAGTGAGTGTAGCAGTAATCATGATCGCATTGTACTTGTGTTATTACTACTCTTGTCTGTTAACTGTGTTACTCTGTGCCTCACCTAGCAGAGCCTTGGAGACCTGGATGCTAACCAGGCTGCTCCTTGTCTTTGAGGCACTCACACATTCTCTGGGAGGGGCAGAAGCTCGGGCTGGCATGTACCCTGTGTCTCAGTTTATCATGCCTGCTCTAGCCTACACAAGAGAGAGATGTGTGGTGAGAGAAATGGGCTCACAATGATGAGGCTGGGGTCTGCCTCCCCAGGCCTCAGTCTTGCCCACTGTTCTGGGCTCATGCCCCAGGCCCAaccctctttccctcctgccGCAGGAGTTCCAGGACCACATGTCGGAGCCTCAGCACCAGCAGCGGCTAGGGGACATCCAGCACATGAGCCAAGCCTGCCTCCTGTCCCTGCTGCCGGTGCCCCGGGACATCCTGGAGACAGCGGATGAGTGAGTGGGGGATCGTGGAAGCTCGGGCTGCAACCTCGTCGGCCAGGGCCTGAATCTACCATCTACAGGGTTTACCTTTGGGTTAAGCATTGACCCCTGGCCAGGCCTCCTCACACtgttaactgtgtgaccttgaacctcagttttccctGCCTGTAACATGACTTGGTGAGGGATATAGTACAGGAATTCATGACATTCTCTTAAGGTTCCCTCTAGGCAGGAACAGTATGACCATCCCTGTGGGAGAGGACAGGTTGTGGCACAGACTCCTGCCCCCTGTGGCTTGTGTGCTAACCCCGCTGTGGGGTGACAAGGCTGCGGATCAGGTTCTTTTGTGGTTGGAGGTTAGGGTTTCCCTGTGTCTCCGCCTTTCATTGTCATGGGAGCCTGTTTAATCAGAAACTTCAGCTCTCCTGGAGTCTGGAACTAGACTGGGATGGGAAGGCCTGGCGGGCAGCCGGAGGTGCTTTCAGGACTCTGTGGGCAGTCGTAGAGGTATGCAAGGGCTGGGACGTGTCATCTCAGCAGCAGGACCGTGTTAGCTAGGGCCACAGCGGGCACACAGGCTCTGTCTCAGGAGACAGCTGCTTCTCAGCTCCGGATCTCTTAGTTTTAAGAAGAATCCAGAAATCCAGGTTTGTATGTGAAATCTCCCAATTTCAGAATGTTAACAGCTAGTTCagaattgaaacaaaacaaaccctaCAGAGAGCAAATCAAACACTTTCATAGGCTAGACGGTCCCTTGAGTCAGTGGTCACGGGCTCTGTCCTGATTTTACAGAGGTCACAATTTGAAGCTTCCAGGTGGGGCTGAGGGGACAGGAAGGGCTCTTGGTTGGCCTCCGCTTGCCTGCCTTGTGTGACAGGGAGCTCTCTCTCTGCAAAGGTAGCCTGTGTCTCTGTTAGCTGTTTCTCATGTTGAGAAGAGTGTCCTTGAGTGGTTTTCTACTTGGGTGAAATAATCATAAACACAGGAGAATGATGACTCACCAAGACGTTCTTTGCTATTAGTATCATGGTGAAAAAATCTAATGGGAAATGATCTGAAATACTCGAAAGTAGGGGATTGGTTAGATGATGAAAAAGCCCGTCCAGCTCATGGAACAATGAATAAATAGGATAACTGGAGAATTTATAATAATGTGGAAAGGTGATGCAATGTCAAAGTAAAACAGGATTCAAAATTGCATCTGCAGAATGAGCTTGTTTGTATAAAAATACATCTTGTGACACAGAAGAAAACTAGAAGGGCATACGTAGCACAAGCTGTTAACAAACTGCAGGTGTCAGGGATTCATCAAACCCTCTCCCAATGATATCTTTCCATGAAGTCTTCTCTTGAATCCTACTTGGCCCCGAGGCCATCGAGAACAttatggtcaggtgcagtggctcaggcctgtaatcctagcactctgggaagctgagatgggcagatcacctgaggtcaggagttcaagaccagcctggccaacatggtgaaacccccccccccactaaaaatacaaaattagctgggcatggtggcggggaggcggagcttgcagtgagacgagatcacgccactgcactccagcctgggtgacagagcgagactccgtctcaaaaaaaaaaaagaaacagctaagGTAGGCAAGGGCTTAGTTCACAGCACCTGCCCTGTGGGCtttgaggaaggaggagaggggcaCCCCCACCAGCTAGGGTATTGAGATCCAGCCTTCAGCCCCATTCCTGGGAACACCCCCCTGCCTTCCATGGGGAAATGTATTTCCATGTGGTTTAGGTAGAGCTGGCCTGCCTAGGCCTAGCCAGTCAGAACGCCCCATCCCGGGCCAGGGGATTGCTTCAGAAGCGTGCACGTGACCACAATCAGATTAACCGGCATTTCCCCTAGAAACTGTTCTGCTACCGCAGACACAGGTGACTGCCCTTCCTTGGAGGTCACTGtgcagggaggctggggctgtGGGTACCTGGTGCCCACTGTAGTGAGAGATGGAGCCTCTCTAATAAATGGTATCGCCTGGGTCCAGCTGTATCTCTTGCCTTCCCACTTACCTAAGCCAGAAACATTGTTCCTTTTTGTTCAAGCTAATTTCTGTCTTAtagaaattagaatttttttcactTACAACCGCAAAGAACCCCCACTGATGCAGGAGGACAGTATTGATGTCTTTGTGTTGGGGACCAAGGTGAGGTGGTCGTAGGTAGGGACTGGAgggactttttaaatttttattgttgtttttgagacggaatctctctgtcacccaggctggagtgcagtggcgcgatctcggctcactgcaacctccacccccaggttcaagtaattctcctgcctcagcctcctgagtagctgggattacaggcatgcgccaccgtgcccagctaatttttgtatttttagtagagatggagtttcaccatgttgccccaggctggtctcaaactcctggcctcatgtgatcccctaaccttggcctcttttttttttttttgagacggagtctcgctctgttgcccaggctggagtgcagtggcgcaatctcggctcactgcaaactccaccttccgggttcatgccattctcctgcctcagcctcccgagtagctgggactacaggtgcccgctcccaggcccggctcattttttgtatttttagtagagacagggtttctctgtgttagccaggatggtcttgatctgctgacttcgtggtccacccgccttggcctcccaaagtgctgggattacaggtgcaagccaccatgcccggcct
The nucleotide sequence above comes from Symphalangus syndactylus isolate Jambi chromosome 3, NHGRI_mSymSyn1-v2.1_pri, whole genome shotgun sequence. Encoded proteins:
- the CIZ1 gene encoding cip1-interacting zinc finger protein isoform X6, giving the protein MFSQQQQQQLQQQQQQLQQLQQQQLQQQQLQQQQLLQLQQLLQQSPPQASLPMAVSRGLPPQQPQQPLLNLQGTNSASLLNGSMLQRALLLQQLQGNLRGYGMASPGLAAPSLTAPSLTPPQLATPNLQQFFPQATRQSLLGPPPVGVPMNPSQFNLSGRNPQKQARTSSSTTPNRKTMPVEDKSDPPEGSEEAAEPRMDTPEDQDLPPCPEDIAKEKRIPAPEPEPCEVSELPAKRLRSSEEPTEKEPPGQLQAKAQPQARMTVPKQTQTPDLLPEPLEAQVLPRFQPRVLQVQAQVQSQTQPRIPPTDTQVQPKLQKQAQTQTSPEHLVLQQKQVQPQLQQEAEPQKQVQPQVQPQAHSQPPRQVQLQQEAEPLKRLQPQAHSQPPRQVQLQLQKQAQTQTYPQVHTQAQPRVQPQEQPPAQVSVQPPEQTHEQPQTQPQVSLAPEQTPVVVHVCGLEMLPDAVEAGGGMEKTLPEPVGTQVSMEEIQKESACGLDVGECENRAREMPGVWGAGGSLKVTILQSSDSRAFSTVPLTPVPRPSDSASSTPAATSTPSKQALQFFCYICKASCSSQQEFQDHMSEPQHQQRLGDIQHMSQACLLSLLPVPRDILETADEEPPPRRWCNTCQLYYMGDLIQHRRTQDHKIAKQSLRPFCTVCNRYFKTPRKFVEHVKSQGHKDKAKELKSLEKEIAGQDEDHFITVDAVGCFEGDEEEEEDDEDEEEIEVEEELCKQMRSRDISREEWKGSETYSPNTAYGVDFLVPVMGYVCRICHKFYHSNSGAQLSHCKSLGHFENLQKYKAAKNPSPTARPVSRRCAINARNALTALFTSSGRPPSQPNTQDKTPSKVTARPSQPPLPRRSTRLKT
- the CIZ1 gene encoding cip1-interacting zinc finger protein isoform X5 — translated: MFSQQQQQQLQQQQQQLQQLQQQQLQQQQLQQQQLLQLQQLLQQSPPQASLPMAVSRGLPPQQPQQPLLNLQGTNSASLLNGSMLQRALLLQQLQGNLRGYGMASPGLAAPSLTAPSLTPPQLATPNLQQFFPQATRQSLLGPPPVGVPMNPSQFNLSGRNPQKQARTSSSTTPNRKDSSSQTMPVEDKSDPPEGSEEAAEPRMDTPEDQDLPPCPEDIAKEKRIPAPEPEPCEVSELPAKRLRSSEEPTEKEPPGQLQAKAQPQARMTVPKQTQTPDLLPEPLEAQVLPRFQPRVLQVQAQVQSQTQPRIPPTDTQVQPKLQKQAQTQTSPEHLVLQQKQVQPQLQQEAEPQKQVQPQVQPQAHSQPPRQVQLQQEAEPLKRLQPQAHSQPPRQVQLQLQKQAQTQTYPQVHTQAQPRVQPQEQPPAQVSVQPPEQTHEQPQTQPQVSLAPEQTPVVVHVCGLEMLPDAVEAGGGMEKTLPEPVGTQVSMEEIQKESACGLDVGECENRAREMPGVWGAGGSLKVTILQSSDSRAFSTVPLTPVPRPSDSASSTPAATSTPSKQALQFFCYICKASCSSQQEFQDHMSEPQHQQRLGDIQHMSQACLLSLLPVPRDILETADEEPPPRRWCNTCQLYYMGDLIQHRRTQDHKIAKQSLRPFCTVCNRYFKTPRKFVEHVKSQGHKDKAKELKSLEKEIAGQDEDHFITVDAVGCFEGDEEEEEDDEDEEEIEVEEELCKQMRSRDISREEWKGSETYSPNTAYGVDFLVPVMGYVCRICHKFYHSNSGAQLSHCKSLGHFENLQKYKAAKNPSPTARPVSRRCAINARNALTALFTSSGRPPSQPNTQDKTPSKVTARPSQPPLPRRSTRLKT